A segment of the uncultured Desulfobulbus sp. genome:
AGAGACCACTTTGGGGAGCTGGGAATATGATAAACAACGCATCCAGGTTTCGGGTGCTAGCGAAATGTTTGATGCCAGCCTCTCCGCATCCCGGTCAAATCAAGACGACTACGATACAGGCTCTGGAGCGCGGTATTACAATAGCGGCTATGATTCGAAAGACAATATCAATTTTAATCTCGGTTTTACCCCGGTGGAAAATCATCGGCTGGGTTTGGTCTATTCGCATAATGATCATAACGGAGTTGGCAGCCCGAATTACTTAAGTGCAAACGACTTGGACGATTACGTTGAAAATAAACAGGATAACTATGACTTTACGTATGACGGCCAGGATTCAGAGGGGTTTCTTCAGTGGAAAGCCCGTTATTACCGAGTGAATGATGACTACCAAAACTATGATCCAACAGTATATGGGGGGGCGCCGAGTTATTTTAAAGAGGTCGACAAGCAAGGTGCTCAGGCCCAGATGACGGCAAAATGGGATTTTCTTCAGTTAACTGGTGGGGTTGAGTGGAATGATCACGAGATCACCAATAGCTATAGTTTTAATAATCGTCCTAGTACATACGAAAATAAGGCAGGATTTCTTTTAGCAAAAACCTTTCTTTTTGATGATAAGCTCATTTTCTCTGCCGGTAGCCGCTATGACGACTTTACTGTTGAGGGGGATCAAGGGGAATCAGTCAGTGACGAGAATATTTCTGTAAGCATTGGTGCCGTCTATAAGATTATTCCTGGACTTTCTGTGCGCGCCAACTATGCAGAAGCATTTAAAATGCCGACCCCGGATGAGCTTTTTATGTATGACGACTACAGTGCATGGGGGTACGGAATCTATGCAGGCAATGAAGATCTTGAGCCTGAGAGCAGTGAGACCTATGAATTAGGTGTTGACTATTCGCAAGGTTCATTTACTGCAGGGTTGACTTGGTTTCATACGAATTTCGAAAATAAAATTTCTACAGTATATAATGCTCTGACCAATGTGACCAAGTACGAGAATATTGAAGGAGCAACATTTGAAGGATTTGAAGGCAGTCTGCAAGTTGATGTAGGAGAAATCTTCGACTGGAATTTTGAACTGGTCCCCTATGTGAACTTTACAGCAATGACGAAGTATGAAGATGATAGCACCGGAATGGATCTCAAATATGTCCCTGACTATAATGTCTCATGGGGATTTCGCTTTGCTCATGAGGCCTGGGGATTTTCCTCTCGTTTGAATTGTGTGTACTATGGAGAGCAAAATATAGATGATTACGAGGGGACCGGGGCAAGGACCCTTGGGAAGAATACAGTGGTTGATCTTTCTTTTATCAAAAAATTGTACACCTTCGATCAGTATGGAGAACTTTCTTTGAAAGGTGAAATCGCCAACATTTTTGATGAAGATTATGCTTTAGTTCAGGGATATCCATCTCCTGGGCGTAGTTTTTATGCCAGTCTGAACTATTCGTTTTAATGCTGTTTACACATAACCAACCTAATCGATACAACAAGGAGAATGAAATGAAAATTACTGCAGTTGTCAGAAAAACACTGCTACTGGCCATGGCAGCACTGATCGGGTTCTGTCTCCAGAGCGTTCCTGCCCAGGCAGGCCATCATGGCAAAAATAAAGAAGCCAAAAAGGCTATCCTGCTGGTTACCTTCGGCACCAGTGTGGAGCGGGCCCAAAAGTCTTTTGACACCATTGATAAAGAGGTGAAGGCAGCCTTCCCGAAAACTGAGATTCGTTGGGCCTATACATCGAAGATCATTCGCCATAAGCTGGCCAAAGAGGGGAAAATGATCGACTCTCCCGAGATGGCTTTGGCTCGTCTTATGGATGATGGTTATACCCATGTGGCGGTGCAGTCACTGCACATGATCCCCGGTGCTGAGTTTCATGAAATCATAACCAATGCCAATCTCTTTGCTCAGATGGCAGACGGATTCAAGGCCCTGCGTGTTTCTATGCCGCTTTTGATTAACGATGCGGCCATGCAACAGACCTTGGATATTATCTCAGAGCAGTTGGTGCCCAAAGAGCGTACAGCTGATGAGGCGGTTGTGCTCATGGGGCATGGCACGCACCACACCAGCGACGCAATCTACAGCGCCATGATGTACAAGGCCCAGAAGATGGATCCCAATATGTACGTGGGCACTGTTGAAGGACATCCGACCTTTGAAGAGGTGCGGGATGCCCTGGTTGCCAAAAAAATCAAGAAGGTCTATCTGATTCCCTTGATGACCGTTGCCGGTGATCATGCAATGAACGATATGGCAGGTGACGAGCCCGATTCATGGAAGAGCCAGCTGGCTGCAGTGGGCATTCAATCAGTGCCTGTGATGAAAGGTCTGGGCGAGCTGAAAGCCATTGATGCCATGTGGATTGAGCACCTGAAAATGAGCATGGGGCCCAAGAAACACCATTGATTCCTGAGAGCGTTGATACAATAAAAAAGCCCCGGTTCTTCCGGGGCATTTTTATTATCGAGTTACCAGCCAATCAATTGCGAGCTATGCTTTGGAAAGAGCGTTTTGATCCCCAGGGCAACGCCGTAGGAACACAAGATGACCAGGCAGGTCATAAACGGCAATAACCACAGCCCACCTGTATAGGGATGGCTGATTTTATACAGGGTGACCACCTTGATGACCCAGCCATGAATGAAAAAGAGAGCAAAACTGGAACCTGCCAGGTTGGAGAGGATGCGACTTTCTCTGTTTTCAAAACGGTGCAGGACCAGCATGGCCAACAGGCATAAAAGAAATTTCTGCAGCAGGTTGATATCTATCCCGTGGAACATAAAAAGCGGTTTGTGATAATTACCCGCCCCCATGTAGTAACTGCTTTGAATGAGAGACAGCATAAGCACGCCTGCTCCCAGCCACCAGATTTTAGGCCCCAACGTCTCGTAGATCCAGTCCCGGTTCATCGAACAAAGCATCCCAAAAAGGTAGACCGGAGTAAAAAAGAGTACCGACTGAATGACCAGGATATTGTTTACCGGTCGCTGAATCAAGGCTGCCAGACAAAGCAAGAGGAGGGTGATCAGGATCTGTGTCTGCCGTCTCAACTCAATAAAACCGATAAACAGGGGAGAGAGCAGAAATATGATCATAATAAAAGGAATATACCAGTAGGCCAGGAAATGACCGCCGGTGATCATGCTCAAGAAAATCGGTTGCAGGTACTGATCCCAGAAAGAGGTTGTCGGGCCGACAAAGCCACCTGGAAAGGGAATATGATCGGCAAAGGTGAGGAGTAGGGCCAAAGCTGACCACAACACATAGGGCACAAACACCTTCATCAGCTTTTTTTGCATGAAACGGGTATAGCGAAACCGCGGGTAAAAGACCTGATGAAAGAGAAAACCGGAGATAAAAACAAAGAGCGAAGTGCCCCCGGTAATGATGTTGGCAAGGACTCGCTCAGGATAGCTTGTAAAGCTCCAGTCGCTTATCCAGTAACAGTGACCGGTAATGATAAGTACAATGGCAATGCCACGATAGTATTCAAAGGATTTCAGAAACATGTTGGTGACCGAAGGAATTCAGAAAGATGAGTGCCGGGCATTCACTGGTGGCGGGATCGTTGTTCACGGTCTTCGAAAAGGAGCAAAGGAAGGGTGTCTGCGGGGAGGACGGAGATAAAGTCGATACTCTTTATGAAGCGCTCTTGTGCCAGTGAATGCCGGTCTGATGATGGAACTATACAGCGTGTTCTCTGTTTCCGCTCCATCCAAATAAGCGCAAGTGATTTTTTTCTGAGAATAAATTTTTACCTGAAAATGATGGTTTGGGGAGTTGATGCTTTACCATGCGGTCGTGTCAGACTTGCACAGTTTGATGGGAAATTGTAGGGTGAATCGAGAAGTTTTAGGGCAGCTTGAACCTTCCCATCCACCCCCTCTGAAGGAGTTTTATATGTTTACCCTCGCCGATGTACGCAATATTGCAGTTCAGATTGAAAAAAACGGGGAAGAAACCTACCGTCGGGTCGCCGAACAGGTGGATGATGCGGAGTTGCAGCGCATGTTTCTCTGGATGGCAGAGGAAGAAAAGCGTCACGGTGCCCTGTTTGCCGCTATCATCGATGATCGCAAACTCTCTAAAGAACAGGCAGAGCTGGAGGCAATGGGCCGCTCTCTCTTGCAGGATATTGTGCGC
Coding sequences within it:
- a CDS encoding TonB-dependent receptor yields the protein MNPSKVSVSGGLFCALGLIPFVVPGVHAADAQVVAQETMVVTAGRVLEKKENVTTNITVFTEEDIDNLGVNDVGDILRKEGFVVREYPNSQTSVGMRGFNSDSMGRELNSYILILVDGRPAGSVNLEQMSTDSVERIEVIRGPGSVQYGTRAMGGVINVITKKGKKGVHGSLETTLGSWEYDKQRIQVSGASEMFDASLSASRSNQDDYDTGSGARYYNSGYDSKDNINFNLGFTPVENHRLGLVYSHNDHNGVGSPNYLSANDLDDYVENKQDNYDFTYDGQDSEGFLQWKARYYRVNDDYQNYDPTVYGGAPSYFKEVDKQGAQAQMTAKWDFLQLTGGVEWNDHEITNSYSFNNRPSTYENKAGFLLAKTFLFDDKLIFSAGSRYDDFTVEGDQGESVSDENISVSIGAVYKIIPGLSVRANYAEAFKMPTPDELFMYDDYSAWGYGIYAGNEDLEPESSETYELGVDYSQGSFTAGLTWFHTNFENKISTVYNALTNVTKYENIEGATFEGFEGSLQVDVGEIFDWNFELVPYVNFTAMTKYEDDSTGMDLKYVPDYNVSWGFRFAHEAWGFSSRLNCVYYGEQNIDDYEGTGARTLGKNTVVDLSFIKKLYTFDQYGELSLKGEIANIFDEDYALVQGYPSPGRSFYASLNYSF
- a CDS encoding sirohydrochlorin cobaltochelatase, with product MKITAVVRKTLLLAMAALIGFCLQSVPAQAGHHGKNKEAKKAILLVTFGTSVERAQKSFDTIDKEVKAAFPKTEIRWAYTSKIIRHKLAKEGKMIDSPEMALARLMDDGYTHVAVQSLHMIPGAEFHEIITNANLFAQMADGFKALRVSMPLLINDAAMQQTLDIISEQLVPKERTADEAVVLMGHGTHHTSDAIYSAMMYKAQKMDPNMYVGTVEGHPTFEEVRDALVAKKIKKVYLIPLMTVAGDHAMNDMAGDEPDSWKSQLAAVGIQSVPVMKGLGELKAIDAMWIEHLKMSMGPKKHH
- a CDS encoding acyltransferase, with the protein product MFLKSFEYYRGIAIVLIITGHCYWISDWSFTSYPERVLANIITGGTSLFVFISGFLFHQVFYPRFRYTRFMQKKLMKVFVPYVLWSALALLLTFADHIPFPGGFVGPTTSFWDQYLQPIFLSMITGGHFLAYWYIPFIMIIFLLSPLFIGFIELRRQTQILITLLLLCLAALIQRPVNNILVIQSVLFFTPVYLFGMLCSMNRDWIYETLGPKIWWLGAGVLMLSLIQSSYYMGAGNYHKPLFMFHGIDINLLQKFLLCLLAMLVLHRFENRESRILSNLAGSSFALFFIHGWVIKVVTLYKISHPYTGGLWLLPFMTCLVILCSYGVALGIKTLFPKHSSQLIGW